The Hyphomicrobiales bacterium genome has a window encoding:
- the rhlE gene encoding ATP-dependent RNA helicase RhlE yields MVEQVIPPRFTDPEEAPYAMSFAELGLSEKVLTAVTAAGYSTPTPIQAQAIPHVLARKDVLGIAQTGTGKTAAFTLPMLTILESGRARARMPRTLILEPTRELAAQVEENFVRYGVNQKLSVALLIGGVSFGDQDAKITRGVDVLIATPGRLLDHVERGKLLLTGVELLVIDEADRMLDMGFIPDIERICKLVPFTRQTLFFTATMPPEITRISEQFLHNPVRVEVSRPATAAATITQRLIASNSQDFEKRETLRRLIKEATDLQNAIVFCNRKRDVATLHRSLQRHGFPAVALHGDMDQYARMAALESFRTGENPILVASDVAARGLDIPAVSHVFNFDVPTHAEDYVHRIGRTGRAGRLGTAYTIVTRHDDKLVSAVEKLTGQTIAFEGPGLDALPPGEAREERRGRRGDKRPTRGRTPPDHGLRAATEPSRPDTTEKAGDSPRNAGRRPPVRPDAEAAAQPIARNQDGARRGRNNRDRDQDDGPQVKGLGDHVPAFLLRPARVG; encoded by the coding sequence GTGGTCGAGCAGGTCATCCCGCCGCGTTTCACCGACCCTGAAGAAGCGCCATACGCGATGTCATTTGCCGAACTCGGCTTGAGCGAAAAGGTTCTGACGGCTGTCACGGCCGCAGGCTATAGCACGCCGACCCCCATCCAGGCCCAGGCCATTCCCCATGTTCTCGCAAGGAAGGACGTTCTGGGCATCGCCCAGACCGGCACGGGCAAGACCGCCGCCTTCACCTTGCCGATGCTCACCATCCTGGAGAGCGGACGCGCCCGTGCCCGGATGCCGCGCACGCTGATCCTGGAACCGACACGCGAGCTTGCCGCGCAGGTCGAGGAGAACTTCGTCCGCTACGGCGTCAACCAGAAGCTCTCGGTGGCGCTGCTGATCGGTGGCGTTTCCTTCGGCGACCAGGACGCCAAGATCACCCGCGGCGTCGACGTGCTGATCGCGACGCCCGGCCGCCTGCTCGACCATGTCGAGCGCGGCAAGCTTCTCCTGACGGGCGTCGAGCTCCTCGTCATCGACGAGGCCGACCGCATGCTCGACATGGGCTTCATCCCGGACATCGAGCGGATTTGTAAGCTCGTTCCCTTCACGCGGCAGACGCTGTTCTTCACCGCGACCATGCCGCCGGAGATCACCCGCATCTCCGAGCAGTTCCTGCATAACCCGGTCCGCGTCGAGGTTTCGCGCCCGGCGACCGCCGCCGCGACCATCACGCAGCGGCTCATCGCGTCGAATTCGCAGGATTTCGAAAAGCGCGAGACGCTGCGCCGGCTCATCAAGGAGGCGACCGACCTGCAGAACGCCATCGTCTTCTGCAACCGCAAGCGTGACGTCGCGACGTTGCATCGCTCCCTGCAGCGCCATGGCTTCCCGGCCGTCGCCCTGCATGGCGACATGGACCAATACGCTCGCATGGCCGCGCTGGAATCCTTCCGGACCGGCGAAAATCCGATCCTCGTCGCCAGCGACGTCGCAGCGCGCGGCCTTGACATTCCAGCCGTCAGCCATGTCTTCAACTTCGACGTGCCGACCCATGCCGAGGACTACGTCCACCGCATCGGCCGCACCGGCCGCGCAGGACGTCTCGGCACGGCCTACACCATCGTCACCCGCCATGACGACAAGCTGGTCTCCGCGGTCGAGAAACTGACCGGCCAAACCATCGCCTTCGAAGGGCCGGGCCTGGACGCCCTGCCTCCCGGTGAGGCCCGTGAGGAACGCCGCGGCCGGCGCGGCGACAAGCGCCCCACACGCGGGCGCACACCACCGGATCACGGCCTGCGCGCCGCGACCGAGCCTTCACGCCCTGACACGACCGAGAAAGCGGGGGACAGCCCGCGCAACGCCGGACGTCGTCCGCCGGTCAGGCCGGATGCCGAAGCGGCGGCGCAACCCATCGCGCGCAACCAGGACGGCGCTCGCCGCGGCCGCAACAACCGCGATCGCGACCAGGACGACGGTCCGCAGGTCAAGGGGCTGGGCGATCATGTGCCGGCCTTCCTGCTGCGCCCGGCGCGCGTCGGCTGA
- the cyoB gene encoding cytochrome bo3 ubiquinol oxidase subunit 1: MTSYPEWWKLIFGRFTLEAFPYHEPILIGTFAVVLLGGLALVALVTRYKLWGYLWHEWFTSVDHKKIGIMYMILGVIMLLRGFADALMMRGQQAIAFAGNEGYLPPHHYDQIFTAHGVIMIFFVAMPFVTGLMNYVVPLQIGARDVAFPFLNNFSFWMTVGGAVLVMASLFIGEFAKVGWLAYPPLSGAAYSPGVGMDYYLWALQIAGVGTTLSGVNLIATIVKMRAPGMDMMRMPVFTWTSLCTNVLIVATFPILAATLALLTLDRYVGTNFFTNDLGGNPMMYVNLIWIWGHPEVYILILPIFGVYSEVASTFCGKRLFGYASMVYATVVITILSYLVWLHHFFTMGSGASVNSFFGITTMIISIPTGAKIFNWLFTMYRGRIRFELPMMWLVAFMLTFVIGGMTGVMLAVPPADFVLHNSLFLIAHFHNVIIGGVVFGVFAGIAYWFPKAFGFKLDTFWGLLSFWFWVVGFYVAFMPLYILGLMGVTRRLSRFEDPSLQIWFVIAAVGAILIALGILCFIIQIAVSILRREQLRDTTGDPWDGRTLEWSTSSPPPGYNFAFTPIVHDLDAWADMKKRGYRRPLGGFKPIHMPRNTGAGVIIAGLATVCGFALIWYIWWLAALTFVGVIATAIGHSFNYDRDFHIPAETVLREENSRTEQLGRA, translated from the coding sequence ATGACCTCCTATCCCGAATGGTGGAAGCTGATCTTCGGGCGCTTCACGCTCGAAGCGTTTCCCTATCATGAGCCGATCCTGATCGGGACCTTCGCGGTCGTCCTCCTCGGTGGCCTCGCGCTCGTCGCGCTGGTCACCCGCTACAAGCTCTGGGGCTATCTCTGGCATGAGTGGTTCACCAGCGTGGACCACAAGAAGATCGGGATCATGTACATGATCCTCGGCGTGATCATGCTGCTGCGCGGCTTCGCCGACGCGCTGATGATGCGCGGCCAGCAGGCGATCGCCTTCGCCGGCAACGAGGGTTATCTGCCGCCGCACCATTACGACCAGATCTTCACGGCCCATGGCGTGATCATGATCTTCTTCGTGGCGATGCCCTTCGTCACGGGGCTGATGAACTATGTCGTGCCGCTGCAGATCGGCGCGCGCGACGTTGCTTTTCCCTTCCTGAACAATTTCTCGTTTTGGATGACGGTCGGCGGCGCGGTGCTGGTGATGGCGTCGCTCTTCATCGGCGAATTCGCCAAGGTGGGCTGGCTCGCCTACCCACCGCTATCGGGGGCCGCCTACTCGCCCGGGGTGGGGATGGATTACTACCTATGGGCCCTGCAGATCGCGGGTGTGGGTACGACCCTGTCCGGCGTCAACCTGATCGCGACCATCGTGAAGATGCGTGCGCCCGGCATGGACATGATGCGGATGCCGGTTTTCACCTGGACCTCGCTGTGCACCAACGTGCTGATCGTCGCGACCTTCCCGATCCTGGCGGCGACGCTCGCGCTGCTGACGCTCGACCGCTATGTCGGCACCAATTTCTTCACGAACGATCTCGGCGGCAACCCGATGATGTATGTGAATCTGATCTGGATCTGGGGCCATCCTGAGGTCTACATCCTGATCCTGCCGATCTTCGGAGTGTATTCCGAGGTGGCCTCGACCTTCTGCGGCAAGCGCCTCTTCGGCTATGCCTCGATGGTCTACGCGACGGTGGTCATCACCATCCTGTCCTACCTCGTCTGGCTGCACCACTTCTTCACGATGGGCTCGGGCGCCAGCGTGAACTCCTTCTTCGGCATCACGACGATGATCATCTCGATCCCGACGGGCGCGAAGATCTTCAACTGGCTGTTCACGATGTATCGCGGCCGCATCCGCTTCGAGCTGCCGATGATGTGGCTCGTCGCCTTCATGCTGACCTTCGTCATCGGCGGCATGACCGGCGTGATGTTGGCGGTGCCGCCGGCCGATTTCGTGCTGCACAACAGCCTGTTCCTGATCGCCCATTTCCACAACGTCATCATCGGCGGCGTGGTCTTCGGCGTCTTCGCCGGCATCGCCTACTGGTTCCCGAAGGCCTTCGGCTTCAAGCTCGACACGTTCTGGGGCCTGCTCTCCTTCTGGTTCTGGGTGGTCGGCTTCTACGTCGCCTTCATGCCGCTCTATATCCTCGGCCTGATGGGCGTGACGCGGCGTCTGAGCCGTTTCGAGGACCCGTCGCTCCAGATCTGGTTCGTGATCGCGGCGGTGGGCGCGATCCTGATCGCGCTCGGCATCCTGTGCTTCATCATCCAGATCGCCGTCAGCATCCTGCGCCGCGAGCAGCTGCGCGACACGACCGGCGATCCCTGGGACGGGCGCACGCTGGAATGGTCGACCTCCTCGCCGCCGCCGGGCTACAACTTCGCGTTCACGCCGATCGTGCATGACCTCGACGCCTGGGCCGACATGAAGAAGCGCGGCTACCGGCGCCCGCTCGGCGGTTTCAAGCCGATCCATATGCCGCGGAACACCGGAGCCGGCGTGATCATCGCCGGGCTCGCCACGGTCTGCGGCTTCGCCCTAATCTGGTACATCTGGTGGCTGGCGGCGTTGACATTCGTGGGCGTGATCGCCACGGCGATCGGGCACAGCTTCAACTACGACCGCGACTTCCATATCCCTGCCGAAACCGTTCTGCGCGAAGAGAATTCGCGCACCGAACAGCTCGGCCGGGCCTGA
- a CDS encoding hypothetical protein (Evidence 5 : Unknown function), with translation MLLRHGLRFARTAPGRARDFVRALGQHAKTDAIDARMLAAMGERLDLPATVPVAASRERLALLLRRRDQLVAMRQQERLRLSQAEPEEGDGLARHLAFPGAEIAAIEGWIRQILHDGEDLARQERLLRSVPGIGPVAAAVLLGLMPELGRLSSKAAAALAGLAPCNHDSGRKRGRDALYMAAIAAARSASRFAKAARDMRARNKPFKLVMIAIARKILVTANAIIRQQAPFERAR, from the coding sequence GTGCTTCTGCGTCACGGCCTGCGCTTTGCCCGGACCGCGCCCGGCCGCGCCCGGGACTTCGTCCGCGCGCTCGGGCAGCATGCCAAGACCGATGCGATCGACGCGCGCATGCTGGCGGCGATGGGCGAGCGGCTCGACTTGCCGGCGACGGTCCCGGTCGCGGCGTCGCGGGAAAGACTGGCCCTGCTGCTGCGCCGCCGCGACCAGCTCGTCGCCATGCGCCAGCAGGAACGCCTGCGCCTGAGCCAGGCCGAACCGGAGGAAGGCGATGGCCTCGCGCGCCATCTCGCCTTCCCCGGCGCCGAGATCGCCGCCATCGAGGGCTGGATCCGGCAGATCTTGCACGACGGCGAGGATCTCGCCCGCCAGGAGCGGCTGTTGCGCTCCGTCCCCGGTATCGGCCCCGTCGCCGCCGCCGTCCTCCTCGGCCTGATGCCCGAGCTCGGACGCCTCTCGAGCAAGGCAGCAGCCGCCCTGGCCGGTCTGGCCCCCTGCAACCACGACAGCGGCAGGAAGCGCGGCCGCGACGCCCTCTACATGGCCGCCATCGCCGCCGCCCGATCCGCCTCGCGCTTCGCAAAAGCAGCCCGCGACATGCGCGCCAGAAACAAGCCCTTCAAGCTCGTCATGATCGCCATCGCCCGAAAAATCCTCGTCACCGCAAACGCCATCATCAGGCAACAGGCTCCCTTCGAGCGCGCAAGATGA
- a CDS encoding SURF1-like protein, which translates to MMPPLDVRARRRSHTARLVFAVALGLVTLVSTGLGVWQVQRRSWKLDLIARVEARIHAEPVAAPGPAEWPSLDAADAEYRRVVLLGRYLDSPETLTMAVTERGPGFWALAPFRSEAGYTVLVNRGFVPEDKRGPETRRPAAGEQARVVGLLRLTEPGGGFLRANDPAGGRWYSRDIAAIASARRLGEVAPYFVDADAASEPGPLPQGGMTQISFRNAHLIYALTWFCLALMSAGGAVFVLKGKADDEPVP; encoded by the coding sequence ATGATGCCGCCGTTGGACGTCAGAGCCAGGCGACGCTCGCACACAGCTCGTCTTGTCTTCGCCGTAGCGCTTGGCCTTGTCACACTGGTTTCCACCGGTCTCGGCGTCTGGCAGGTCCAGCGGCGGAGCTGGAAGCTCGACCTGATCGCCCGCGTCGAAGCGCGCATTCATGCCGAGCCGGTCGCGGCGCCGGGGCCGGCGGAATGGCCGTCGCTCGACGCTGCCGACGCCGAATATCGCCGCGTCGTTCTGCTGGGGCGCTATCTCGACAGCCCGGAGACGCTGACCATGGCCGTCACCGAGCGCGGTCCGGGCTTCTGGGCGCTGGCGCCGTTTCGCAGCGAGGCCGGCTACACCGTTCTCGTCAATCGGGGCTTCGTGCCGGAGGACAAGCGCGGGCCGGAAACTCGGCGGCCGGCTGCCGGCGAACAGGCGAGGGTGGTCGGGCTGCTGCGGCTCACCGAGCCGGGCGGCGGCTTCCTGCGTGCCAATGATCCTGCCGGCGGGCGCTGGTATTCGCGTGACATCGCCGCGATTGCCTCCGCGCGGCGGCTGGGCGAGGTCGCGCCTTACTTCGTCGATGCGGATGCGGCCTCCGAGCCCGGGCCTTTGCCGCAGGGCGGCATGACCCAAATCAGCTTCCGCAACGCGCATCTGATCTATGCGCTGACCTGGTTCTGCCTCGCCCTGATGAGCGCCGGAGGCGCTGTCTTCGTGCTGAAAGGCAAGGCCGACGACGAGCCGGTGCCGTAG
- a CDS encoding Diguanylate cyclase, with protein sequence MDDEASVSARTNDLAERVVAAMRQHGSPSYPRAFEVWYAHLSGEMPAVSMAMNAILTGGDGKVSATDIDSLYERFISTERFSRQAERTSLQVLGEIDAMMALVDKALGSSELYHGRLAAMSEEVPPSTDRQKLREWVEALVLSTREEVARKAQLETELRNSATEIRNLREALESTRAEALTDPLTGLANRRHFEEMLQKSIDQATLRREPFSLVMADIDFFKRFNDAHGHLTGDQVLRLVARTMKDKFKDKAIISRFGGEEFAIILPEADLIAGKFGAETVRQALLTRELIKRSTNENLGRITISLGVASYRRGDTAGSLVDRADQSLMQAKRDGRNRTVTEDALDTASRVA encoded by the coding sequence ATGGACGACGAGGCTTCGGTTTCCGCCCGCACCAACGATCTCGCCGAACGCGTCGTCGCAGCCATGCGGCAGCATGGTTCGCCGAGCTATCCCCGTGCCTTCGAGGTCTGGTACGCCCATCTGAGCGGCGAGATGCCCGCCGTCAGCATGGCGATGAACGCTATCCTTACGGGAGGCGACGGCAAGGTCTCCGCGACGGATATCGACTCCCTCTACGAACGCTTCATCAGCACCGAGCGCTTCTCCCGTCAGGCCGAGCGCACCAGCCTGCAGGTGCTCGGCGAAATCGACGCCATGATGGCACTCGTCGACAAGGCGCTGGGATCCAGCGAACTCTATCATGGGCGCCTCGCCGCGATGTCGGAAGAGGTTCCCCCGTCGACCGACCGCCAGAAGCTGCGCGAGTGGGTCGAGGCTCTGGTGCTCTCGACCCGGGAAGAGGTCGCGCGCAAGGCGCAGCTCGAAACCGAGCTTCGCAACAGTGCCACCGAGATCCGCAATCTGCGCGAGGCCCTCGAATCGACCCGCGCCGAAGCGCTGACCGATCCGCTCACCGGCCTCGCCAATCGCCGCCATTTCGAGGAAATGCTGCAGAAGTCGATCGACCAGGCGACGCTGCGGCGGGAGCCCTTCTCGCTCGTGATGGCCGATATCGACTTCTTCAAGCGGTTCAACGATGCCCACGGTCACCTGACCGGCGATCAGGTGCTTCGCCTGGTCGCCCGCACGATGAAGGACAAGTTCAAGGACAAGGCCATCATCAGCCGCTTCGGCGGCGAGGAATTCGCCATCATCCTGCCTGAAGCCGATCTGATCGCGGGCAAGTTCGGCGCGGAGACCGTGCGGCAGGCGCTCCTCACCCGGGAGCTGATCAAGCGTTCGACGAACGAAAACCTCGGCCGCATCACGATCTCACTCGGCGTCGCGAGCTATCGACGCGGCGATACCGCCGGCTCGCTGGTCGACCGCGCCGATCAGTCGCTGATGCAGGCGAAGCGCGACGGCCGCAATCGCACCGTCACCGAGGACGCGCTCGATACCGCCAGTCGCGTCGCCTGA
- the cyoC gene encoding cytochrome bo3 ubiquinol oxidase subunit 3, translating into MMSTNPRATAEAQAANGVPAFYVTGEEHEHSGGSTMLGFWLYLMSDCLVFAVLFATFGVLGRNYAAGPSGVDLFDLRLVAINTAMLLFSSITYGFAMLAMDKGRQAAMQGWLVVTAAFGLAFLAIELYEFAHLIHEGATPMRSAFLSSFFTLVGTHGLHVTFGLIWLAVLMVQVRRRGLIEANRRRLMCLSMFWHFLDVVWIGVFTFVYLMGVLK; encoded by the coding sequence ATGATGAGCACGAACCCTCGGGCGACAGCGGAAGCGCAGGCTGCGAACGGAGTTCCGGCCTTCTACGTCACGGGAGAGGAGCACGAGCACTCCGGCGGCTCGACCATGCTCGGCTTCTGGCTCTATCTGATGAGCGACTGCCTCGTCTTCGCAGTCCTCTTCGCGACCTTCGGCGTGCTGGGGCGCAACTATGCGGCGGGGCCGTCGGGCGTCGACCTGTTCGACCTCAGGCTGGTCGCGATCAACACCGCGATGCTGCTCTTCTCCTCGATCACCTATGGCTTCGCCATGCTGGCGATGGACAAGGGCCGGCAGGCGGCGATGCAGGGCTGGCTCGTCGTCACCGCCGCCTTCGGTCTCGCCTTCCTCGCGATCGAACTCTACGAGTTCGCGCATCTGATCCATGAGGGCGCGACCCCGATGCGCAGCGCCTTCCTGTCCTCCTTCTTCACGCTGGTCGGCACGCACGGGCTGCACGTCACCTTCGGCCTGATCTGGCTTGCCGTGCTGATGGTCCAGGTCCGGCGGCGCGGGCTGATCGAGGCGAACCGGCGCCGGCTGATGTGCCTCTCCATGTTCTGGCACTTCCTCGACGTCGTCTGGATCGGCGTCTTCACCTTCGTCTATCTGATGGGCGTGCTGAAATGA
- a CDS encoding hypothetical protein (Evidence 5 : Unknown function), with protein MILHPGCLGIDVSKHWLDTGFGSRGAVRRIANAIEAIEGLMSGLGEPPELIVFEAMGAL; from the coding sequence ATGATCCTACATCCTGGATGCCTGGGAATCGACGTTTCCAAACACTGGCTCGACACCGGCTTCGGTTCGCGGGGAGCGGTGCGGCGCATCGCCAACGCGATCGAGGCGATCGAGGGCTTGATGAGCGGCCTCGGCGAGCCGCCCGAGTTGATCGTGTTCGAGGCGATGGGGGCGCTATGA
- a CDS encoding Fe-S_biosyn domain-containing protein: MFSIPGLKVISLTDTAAARIREIMAQSAGDDRPALGLRVGVKKGGCAGMEYTFEIARAVEKGDEVVTEKDATVIVDAKAVLFLLGTELDFKTDRFSSTFVFNNPNQVSACGCGESVEIKPRSESALAAPAT; this comes from the coding sequence ATGTTTTCGATACCGGGCCTCAAGGTCATCTCTCTGACCGACACTGCGGCCGCGAGAATCCGCGAGATCATGGCTCAGTCCGCCGGCGACGACAGGCCGGCGCTCGGCCTGCGCGTCGGCGTCAAGAAGGGCGGCTGCGCCGGGATGGAGTATACCTTCGAGATCGCGCGGGCGGTCGAGAAGGGCGACGAAGTCGTGACCGAGAAGGACGCGACCGTGATCGTCGACGCCAAGGCGGTTCTGTTCCTGCTCGGCACCGAGCTCGACTTCAAGACCGATCGCTTCTCCTCGACCTTCGTCTTCAACAATCCCAATCAGGTGTCCGCCTGCGGCTGCGGCGAGTCGGTCGAGATCAAGCCGCGCAGCGAAAGCGCGCTCGCGGCGCCCGCTACCTGA
- a CDS encoding Malate/lactate/ureidoglycolate dehydrogenase, producing MPHRLHRPESLRALVHDMVVKAGWTEAEARETADHLVLANLSGHDSHGVGMIPLYFQSLADGNLSPTSRPQTRIDAAPFLIIDGAVALGQPNARNAVDRAVEMARAGGVTIVNLLDSHHIGRIGHYAEVAAQAGLISFFWVNVAGRPPIVAPYAAREARFGTNPHAIGIPVPGGEPLILDFATSRMAHGKARVALNKGEQVAPGYIIDGEGRPTTDPAHVFASPDHPLGALLPFGDHKGAGLSLIAELLSAGLMGAARIDEKPQKSWIINSLFGVIIDPARLEPDAGLRRSRIDSYLAFVRAAKPQDPANPVLAPGDKERQVRAERGAAGIPLDDETWSQIKAAAARHGIDAESY from the coding sequence ATGCCTCATCGTTTGCATCGTCCAGAATCGCTCCGTGCGCTCGTCCACGACATGGTCGTGAAAGCCGGCTGGACGGAAGCCGAGGCGCGGGAGACCGCCGACCATCTGGTGCTGGCCAATCTGAGCGGCCATGACAGCCACGGTGTCGGCATGATCCCGCTTTATTTCCAGTCGCTGGCCGATGGCAATCTCAGCCCGACTTCGCGCCCGCAGACGCGGATCGACGCCGCGCCGTTCCTGATCATCGACGGCGCCGTCGCGCTCGGCCAGCCGAATGCCCGCAACGCCGTCGACCGCGCCGTCGAGATGGCGCGTGCCGGCGGCGTCACCATCGTCAACCTGCTCGATTCGCATCATATCGGCAGGATCGGCCACTATGCCGAGGTCGCCGCGCAAGCCGGGCTGATCTCGTTCTTCTGGGTGAATGTCGCCGGGCGCCCGCCAATCGTCGCCCCCTATGCCGCCAGGGAAGCGCGCTTCGGCACCAATCCGCACGCCATCGGCATCCCCGTGCCCGGCGGAGAGCCGCTGATCCTCGATTTCGCAACCAGCCGCATGGCCCATGGCAAGGCCCGCGTCGCGCTCAACAAGGGCGAGCAGGTCGCGCCCGGCTACATCATCGACGGCGAAGGCCGCCCCACGACCGATCCCGCCCATGTCTTCGCCAGCCCCGACCACCCGCTGGGCGCACTCCTGCCTTTCGGTGACCACAAGGGGGCTGGCCTGTCGCTGATCGCGGAATTGCTCTCGGCCGGCCTGATGGGCGCCGCCCGCATCGACGAGAAGCCGCAGAAGAGCTGGATCATCAACTCACTCTTCGGCGTGATCATCGATCCGGCGCGGTTGGAGCCGGATGCCGGTCTGCGCCGGAGCCGGATCGACAGCTATCTCGCCTTCGTCCGCGCAGCGAAGCCGCAAGATCCCGCCAATCCGGTGCTGGCCCCCGGCGACAAGGAGCGCCAGGTCAGGGCCGAGCGCGGCGCCGCCGGCATCCCGCTCGACGACGAGACCTGGTCGCAGATCAAGGCCGCCGCGGCGCGCCACGGCATCGACGCCGAGAGCTATTGA
- a CDS encoding Predicted DNA-binding protein, MmcQ/YjbR family — translation MSPAAYNAFCASLPATSHVVQWGGADVWKVGGKVFAIARQQEDGEMAVSFKCSPMAYDILGEQPGLRPAPYLASRGMKWIQWLNGEAMPDDALQDYLRESHRLAAAGLTKRVRAELGLG, via the coding sequence ATGTCACCCGCGGCCTACAATGCCTTCTGCGCCTCGCTGCCGGCGACGAGCCATGTCGTGCAATGGGGCGGCGCCGATGTCTGGAAGGTCGGCGGGAAGGTCTTCGCCATTGCCCGGCAGCAGGAGGATGGCGAGATGGCTGTGAGCTTCAAATGCTCACCGATGGCCTACGACATCCTCGGCGAGCAGCCGGGCCTCAGGCCCGCGCCCTATCTCGCCTCGCGCGGCATGAAATGGATCCAGTGGCTGAACGGCGAAGCCATGCCGGACGACGCCTTGCAGGACTATCTGCGCGAAAGCCACCGCCTCGCCGCGGCCGGGCTGACGAAGCGGGTGCGGGCCGAGCTGGGGCTGGGTTAG
- the cyoA gene encoding cytochrome bo3 ubiquinol oxidase subunit 2, with product MRIFRILAALPILAMLGGCQMVLLSPSGDIAVQQRNLLFASTALMLLIIIPVMALTIFFAWRYRASAKASYDPDWHHSLPLEVVIWSVPLLIIVVIGAMTWMGTHLLDPYRPLNRISASRPTVEAKAGGNGVRKQPLVIQVVALDWKWLFLYPAQGIASLNEVVAPVDQPIEFRITSSSVMNSLFIPALAGQIYAMPGMQTKLNAVINHPGDFEGFSANYSGAGFSDMRFRFRGVDEKGFGDWVQGALRKGSPLGREEYLVLEKPSEREAVRYFRDIPSDLFSAILNMCVDRAKMCTRDMMAMDAKGGGGKEGIHIVAQLEYDKSVRRGGQPMPPRPFVTAICTPTDVYGTGGVTARVAN from the coding sequence TTGCGGATCTTTCGAATTTTAGCGGCTTTGCCGATTCTCGCCATGCTCGGCGGGTGCCAGATGGTGCTTCTGTCGCCTTCCGGCGATATTGCGGTGCAGCAGCGGAATCTCCTGTTCGCCTCCACGGCGCTGATGCTGCTCATCATCATCCCGGTGATGGCGCTGACGATTTTCTTCGCCTGGCGCTACCGCGCCTCGGCCAAGGCCAGCTACGACCCGGACTGGCACCATTCGCTGCCGCTCGAAGTGGTGATCTGGTCGGTGCCGCTGCTGATCATCGTGGTCATCGGCGCGATGACCTGGATGGGCACGCATCTGCTTGACCCCTATCGCCCGTTGAACCGCATCAGTGCCTCCAGGCCGACCGTCGAGGCGAAAGCCGGCGGGAACGGGGTCAGGAAGCAGCCGCTGGTGATCCAGGTCGTGGCGCTCGACTGGAAATGGCTGTTCCTCTACCCGGCGCAGGGCATCGCCTCGCTCAACGAGGTGGTGGCGCCGGTCGACCAGCCGATCGAGTTCCGCATCACCTCGTCCTCGGTGATGAATTCGCTCTTCATCCCGGCGCTCGCCGGCCAGATCTACGCCATGCCCGGCATGCAGACGAAGCTCAACGCGGTGATCAACCATCCCGGCGATTTCGAGGGGTTCTCGGCCAATTACAGCGGGGCCGGCTTCTCCGACATGCGCTTCCGCTTCCGTGGCGTCGACGAGAAGGGCTTCGGTGACTGGGTGCAGGGCGCGCTCCGCAAGGGCAGTCCGCTCGGGCGCGAGGAATATCTGGTGCTGGAGAAGCCGAGCGAGCGCGAGGCGGTCCGCTATTTCCGCGACATCCCGTCCGATCTGTTCAGCGCCATCCTCAACATGTGCGTCGACCGCGCCAAGATGTGCACGCGCGACATGATGGCGATGGACGCCAAGGGGGGCGGGGGCAAGGAGGGCATCCATATCGTCGCGCAGCTCGAATACGACAAGAGCGTGCGCCGGGGCGGGCAGCCGATGCCGCCGCGCCCCTTCGTGACGGCGATCTGCACGCCGACCGATGTCTACGGCACCGGGGGCGTCACCGCCCGCGTCGCCAACTGA
- the cyoD gene encoding cytochrome bo3 ubiquinol oxidase subunit 4 has protein sequence MSAGQNQAEHHDGHGGHGGAPHGSLRGYVTGFLLSVVLTAIPFWLVMNDVLGNATLTAIVIMAFAAVQIVVHMVYFLHMNSRAEEGWSMMALIFTIIIVVIALSGSLWVMYHLNSNMMPSDLHKM, from the coding sequence ATGAGCGCTGGCCAGAACCAAGCCGAGCATCACGACGGGCATGGCGGCCACGGCGGCGCGCCGCATGGCAGCCTGCGCGGCTATGTCACCGGCTTCCTGCTTTCGGTGGTACTGACCGCGATTCCGTTCTGGCTCGTCATGAACGACGTGCTCGGCAATGCGACGCTGACCGCGATCGTGATCATGGCTTTCGCCGCCGTGCAGATCGTCGTCCACATGGTCTATTTCCTGCACATGAACAGCCGCGCCGAAGAAGGCTGGAGCATGATGGCGCTGATCTTCACGATCATCATTGTGGTGATCGCGCTCTCGGGCTCGCTCTGGGTGATGTACCACCTCAACAGCAACATGATGCCGAGCGACCTGCACAAGATGTGA